The window AGGAATACGAGCCGGACAGTGAAATGATTGATCATCTTGGCGTGGATCCGCTCGAGGTGGGTGACAAGAGCTTCTTCTTTGGGAGCGGTTGTCCGCAGTGTAATGACACGGGTTATGCTGGCCGAATCGGACTCTTTGAAATGATCATGGTCACCGACCCGTTGCGGGAGCTAATCAACAAGCGCTCGCCTACTTTGGTAGTGCGCCAAAAAGCTCTTGAACAAGGCATGCGGAGCTTGCGGGAAGATGGGCTGCGCGCGATTTTTGACGGCCTTACCACGATTGAAGAGGTTCTAAAATACACTTGATCCAAGAAAACCCCGGAATTAGTCTCTCCTCTCTCTGCAAAAGGTAACCTTTAACTGAACTATGCCCCAATTCTCCTACAAAGCTATCGACGGAAACGGTAAGGAACGCCGTGGAAATGTAAGTGCTGCCAGTGCAGCAGATGCCAACAACCAACTCACGGGAATGGGCTTGATGCCAACCGAGGTTGTCGAAGCGCAGGGAAAAGGGAAAAAAGGCTCTAAGGCTACTGCGGGAAGTAAGAAAAAAGCGGGGCTTTTCGGAAGAGTGAATTCTGAAGAGCTTACTCTTTTTACTCGTCAACTGGCTACTCTGCTACGTTCTGGGGTTCCGCTTTTGCGGGCACTGGACGTGATGGAAAGGCAGGAAAAGAACCCGAAACTCGCGGGAATAATTTCCAGCCTCGCGGAGAATGTTCGGGCAGGTAATTCGTTTTCCGATGGGCTGACCCAGTTTCCGAAGATCTTCGACAAACTCTACGTGAATATGGTCCGTGCTGGTGAGGCTGGCGGTGTCCTTGAAACGGTCTTGGATCGGCTAGCAGGCTTCATGGAGAAGTCCCTACGTCTCAAGAAGAAGGTGAAGTCTGCGATGATTTACCCTTCGGTCGTCGTCTTCGTAGCAATTGTTATCGTTGTCCTGTTGATGGTGGTTGTGGTTCCCAAATTTGAGCAGATCTTTCAGGAAATGTTGAGGGGTGCGGCTCTGCCTGGTGTAACTCAAATCGTCATCGGAACGAGTCGATTTATT of the Verrucomicrobiota bacterium genome contains:
- a CDS encoding type II secretion system F family protein, coding for MPQFSYKAIDGNGKERRGNVSAASAADANNQLTGMGLMPTEVVEAQGKGKKGSKATAGSKKKAGLFGRVNSEELTLFTRQLATLLRSGVPLLRALDVMERQEKNPKLAGIISSLAENVRAGNSFSDGLTQFPKIFDKLYVNMVRAGEAGGVLETVLDRLAGFMEKSLRLKKKVKSAMIYPSVVVFVAIVIVVLLMVVVVPKFEQIFQEMLRGAALPGVTQIVIGTSRFIQDNLWVVLGGLAVLIVLFRVLVKTSAGGRAKDLFVYKLPKIGDLLGKANIARFTRTFGTLLSSGVPILDALVITREIVSNRYFSDAIGRIHDQVRDGESVAAPMSNEKVFPTMVTSMVEVGEETGELDEMLTRVADNYDEDVDNAVNGITSIIEPVMIVFLAVVVGFIVIALFMPIIKIIETLSV